Proteins found in one Clostridium kluyveri DSM 555 genomic segment:
- the ilvB gene encoding biosynthetic-type acetolactate synthase large subunit, with product MINISKMIANKLKENKCKVIFEYPGGNVAPILDAVKLDGTIDLVVTRNDQAASLMADAYARVTGEVGVCMATVGPGATNLVTGIANAYFDSIPLVAITGQVGTGSLKGIKKTRQIGFQEVDIVNIVKPITKWSCMITKPEDVNQVIDEAFRIAREGRPGPVLIDIPMDVQRSMLQKLDILNRVDIIEKRSIVEQKKINLLIQKINLSSKPVIIAGGGVILGNAENELKVLAEKSQIPVANTLMGLGSFDLNSKLALGFMGCYGSRACNKILAEADLIIALGNRFDVRAIGTEINKFQEGKFIIHVDVDKAEINNTVKTNLAINGDVKEVLKLIIDRLNEINIDTKKWLDYISELKYKFNLDREYRLSDEYDKVRPQYIIKEISNLTNGKAIITSDVGQNQMWTAQFYKYRYTRTNLTSGGLGNMGYGLPAAIAAKYAKKDAQVINITGDGSFQMNMQELGTAVAYNLPVKIFILKNNTLGLVKQFQDKTFLGKATSTVIKYNPDFIKLAEVYGIKGLRISKASEIKGIVKEALNYDGTVIVECYIDSNELAIPEIEGGHYIDDQYPYNS from the coding sequence TAAAATGATTGCCAATAAATTAAAAGAAAATAAATGTAAGGTAATTTTTGAATACCCGGGTGGAAATGTAGCACCAATTCTTGATGCTGTAAAATTAGATGGAACTATAGATTTAGTAGTTACTAGAAATGATCAGGCGGCTTCTCTTATGGCAGATGCTTATGCTAGAGTTACAGGTGAAGTTGGAGTGTGTATGGCTACAGTAGGTCCTGGGGCAACTAACCTAGTTACGGGTATTGCAAATGCTTATTTTGATTCAATACCATTAGTCGCTATAACGGGTCAGGTTGGTACAGGATCATTAAAAGGAATAAAAAAAACAAGACAAATAGGGTTTCAGGAGGTTGATATAGTCAATATTGTAAAGCCAATTACAAAATGGTCTTGTATGATAACAAAACCGGAGGATGTAAACCAGGTTATTGATGAGGCATTTAGAATTGCAAGAGAAGGAAGGCCGGGACCGGTTTTAATAGATATTCCTATGGATGTTCAGAGAAGTATGTTACAGAAGCTTGATATATTAAATAGGGTAGATATAATAGAAAAAAGAAGTATTGTAGAACAAAAAAAAATAAACTTACTAATACAAAAAATAAATTTAAGTAGTAAACCTGTTATAATTGCAGGTGGTGGTGTTATTTTAGGCAATGCAGAAAATGAACTTAAAGTATTGGCAGAAAAATCACAAATACCGGTGGCAAATACTTTAATGGGACTTGGTAGCTTTGATTTGAATAGCAAATTGGCATTAGGCTTTATGGGATGCTATGGAAGTAGAGCTTGCAATAAAATTTTGGCAGAAGCAGATTTAATAATAGCTTTAGGAAATAGATTTGATGTAAGAGCTATAGGAACAGAGATTAATAAGTTTCAAGAAGGTAAATTTATAATTCATGTTGATGTGGATAAGGCAGAAATAAATAATACAGTTAAAACTAATTTAGCTATTAATGGAGATGTGAAAGAAGTATTAAAACTAATTATAGATAGATTAAATGAAATTAATATAGATACAAAAAAATGGCTTGATTATATATCAGAATTAAAATATAAATTTAATTTAGATAGAGAATATAGATTATCTGATGAATATGATAAAGTAAGACCACAGTACATAATAAAAGAAATAAGTAACTTAACCAATGGAAAGGCTATAATTACATCAGATGTTGGTCAAAATCAAATGTGGACGGCACAATTTTATAAATATAGATATACAAGAACTAATTTAACTTCTGGTGGACTTGGAAATATGGGATATGGTTTACCGGCAGCTATAGCAGCTAAATATGCTAAAAAAGATGCTCAAGTAATAAACATAACTGGCGATGGAAGTTTTCAAATGAATATGCAAGAATTAGGTACTGCAGTGGCGTATAATTTGCCAGTAAAAATATTTATATTAAAAAATAATACCCTGGGTTTAGTTAAACAATTTCAGGATAAAACCTTTTTAGGCAAAGCTACATCTACTGTTATTAAGTATAATCCGGATTTTATTAAATTGGCAGAGGTTTATGGAATAAAAGGATTAAGAATATCAAAGGCTAGTGAAATTAAAGGTATTGTAAAAGAAGCTT